In Stieleria varia, one genomic interval encodes:
- a CDS encoding preprotein translocase subunit SecA, whose product MSNVDDASKTESQSAATDSASNPHSNSHSGTPDPLTPPSSENPAGTEMTTEVEIPQLDDGKRKATVAPERFQTSNSRALAVISSRGFQPKMIRWKRMLAEVNALEPEMMAESDSSLRKRSLALRYRAMAGEKLAKLLPEAYALVRESGRRTLSMRHYDVQIVGGISLFEGHIAEMQTGEGKTLTATLPMYLHSLIGKGAHLATVNDYLAKRDAEWMEPIYQMLGLSVGIIQTPDDQGSRRKSYAASVTYGTAKEFGFDFLRDRLLLRAQNRIQTEMLGDGDGGFSSSGDQPVMRGMHFCLVDEADSILIDEARTPLIIGSIEDTVRDQIVETYRWAAEHAGSYELDDHFTIDPETKQYELTAKGRQKVRSLPKSDLVRTMGLVDLYEYTERAIKTSREFLLDRQYVVRPGDKGIDEIVIVDEFTGRLAEGRKWRDGIHQSIEAKEGLEISVPTGQAARITVQDLFLRYAHLAGMTGTAATSAREMKRIYRTPVLRVPTNRPPQRKRLPDRVFGSMESKFKAIVNEIQEIHATGRPILIGTRSIDKSEILSRMLNDVGIQHRVLNANNVELEAEIVAQAGGRNRVTVATNMAGRGTDVKLADEIVDLGGMHVICTELHDAARIDRQLIGRCGRQGDPGSYRQFLSLDDDILRGGLGQVKAEKLKARGVDLAGSIDRLASLFRKAQRKVERKHFRDRMVLLHHEKERKKMQREIGQDPYLDTPD is encoded by the coding sequence ATGAGCAACGTGGACGATGCCAGCAAAACGGAATCACAATCCGCCGCCACCGACAGCGCATCGAATCCCCACTCGAATTCCCATTCTGGGACACCCGATCCGCTGACGCCGCCGTCCTCAGAGAATCCTGCGGGCACCGAAATGACCACGGAAGTCGAAATCCCTCAGCTCGACGATGGGAAACGCAAGGCGACTGTTGCGCCTGAACGATTTCAAACCAGTAACAGTCGCGCCCTGGCGGTGATTTCCAGTCGCGGTTTTCAGCCCAAGATGATTCGCTGGAAACGGATGTTGGCTGAGGTCAACGCGTTGGAGCCTGAGATGATGGCGGAATCCGATTCCTCCCTTCGCAAACGCTCGCTCGCACTTCGCTATCGCGCGATGGCCGGCGAAAAACTTGCCAAATTGCTCCCAGAAGCCTACGCGTTGGTACGCGAGTCCGGACGTCGAACACTTTCCATGCGTCACTACGACGTGCAAATCGTCGGTGGAATCTCGCTGTTCGAAGGCCACATCGCGGAGATGCAGACGGGGGAAGGAAAAACGTTGACCGCGACACTGCCGATGTACCTGCACTCGCTGATCGGCAAGGGGGCCCACCTGGCGACCGTCAATGATTACTTGGCAAAACGTGACGCCGAGTGGATGGAACCGATCTACCAAATGCTGGGATTGTCCGTCGGCATCATTCAGACGCCCGACGATCAGGGATCACGGCGCAAGTCCTACGCGGCGAGCGTGACCTACGGAACGGCCAAGGAATTCGGCTTCGATTTCCTGCGTGACCGCCTGCTGTTGCGAGCTCAAAACCGCATCCAGACCGAGATGCTGGGCGACGGCGACGGTGGTTTTTCATCCTCCGGTGACCAGCCCGTCATGCGCGGGATGCACTTCTGTCTGGTGGACGAAGCCGACAGCATTTTGATCGACGAAGCACGAACGCCATTGATCATTGGCAGCATTGAAGACACCGTGCGGGACCAGATCGTGGAAACCTATCGGTGGGCAGCCGAACACGCTGGGTCCTACGAATTGGACGATCATTTCACCATCGATCCCGAAACAAAACAGTACGAATTGACCGCGAAAGGACGCCAAAAAGTGCGTTCGTTGCCCAAAAGCGATCTGGTCCGCACGATGGGCTTGGTCGATCTGTACGAGTACACCGAGCGTGCGATCAAAACCTCCCGCGAATTCTTGCTCGATCGACAATACGTCGTCCGTCCGGGCGACAAAGGCATCGATGAGATCGTCATCGTGGACGAGTTCACGGGCCGTCTGGCGGAGGGCCGCAAGTGGCGAGACGGGATTCACCAGTCGATCGAAGCCAAAGAGGGCTTGGAGATCAGCGTGCCGACAGGCCAAGCGGCACGAATCACCGTTCAAGACCTGTTCCTGCGCTACGCCCACTTGGCCGGAATGACCGGTACCGCTGCGACCAGTGCTCGCGAAATGAAACGCATCTATCGGACGCCCGTGCTACGCGTTCCCACCAACAGGCCGCCACAGCGAAAGCGATTGCCGGACCGCGTGTTTGGTTCCATGGAATCGAAATTCAAAGCCATCGTCAACGAAATCCAAGAGATCCACGCGACGGGGCGTCCCATCCTGATCGGAACACGATCGATCGACAAAAGTGAGATTCTGTCCCGAATGTTGAACGACGTCGGCATCCAACATCGCGTGCTCAATGCGAACAACGTGGAGTTGGAAGCCGAAATCGTGGCCCAAGCAGGTGGACGTAATCGGGTCACCGTGGCGACCAACATGGCCGGTCGTGGTACCGACGTCAAACTTGCCGACGAAATCGTGGATCTGGGTGGAATGCATGTCATCTGTACCGAGCTGCACGACGCTGCTCGGATCGACCGTCAGTTGATCGGACGTTGCGGACGCCAGGGCGACCCGGGATCGTACCGACAGTTTCTGTCGCTCGACGACGACATCTTGCGGGGCGGCCTGGGACAGGTCAAAGCCGAGAAGCTGAAGGCGCGTGGGGTCGATTTGGCGGGCTCCATCGACCGACTGGCGAGCCTTTTTCGCAAGGCACAGCGGAAAGTGGAACGAAAGCATTTTCGTGACCGGATGGTGTTGCTGCACCATGAAAAGGAACGCAAAAAGATGCAGCGTGAGATCGGCCAGGATCCTTACCTGGATACCCCAGATTGA
- a CDS encoding type II secretion system protein GspD, which produces MTACLVGTSTVSAQLAMPGTTAGQTNVTATTSSYANPNGSPAIAPEAVKQVINQARGAMTQRNYELAVRQYRQAVLMSRQAPSVAGDVARLRIDLQVAGIDAALLSVPESAPAASSVPSYAAGGNTNLAMLGDVNGAMPMSGASQAPTSPQAAKARALQLIAVGRAALDRGDTATALQLARQAQALNVPETAFAAGEPRVWDFALDAESAARRAATNNPIALAGGQSSAESEAGMVRQMLFNQPSGTVGDMNPIAQVQGISEFPQTESAPSLGNPSPLAPLPGNNNPALATVGAGDQLYAAGLEALERGDRKTAREKFLEAWKYEAQMDLSMRRQLKDKLTLLQPERLPLAANPAADGPMTPIEKAQLEAQAETSRLYREITTELANTSQLSETAPLDALDNLNRLRRRVDSANVGEDSKRTLANMVDKALEKQRQYVEANKVKIELDLQNDKVRSDMANAADMNARIDEEISALVDTYNDMMREGRTSEAMVVAKKVNELKPGSDIATQMFLESRVATRMQMYEEIRSDKEDLFARGMIDVERSMGSAVDVIDPSMPMRMPDPKTWNDISNMRAARNDGSQFGTVAEQKIRARLEAPVDVNYTNQPLGEVLRDLSAVTGVPIHIDQRALQAIRVSVDTPITMVQNQPLKLGSVLNIMLGNHDLAYAIKNDVLMITSEEAKRSDVKLRTYKVADLVTPIPNFTTSYEDGLAGALRAAYQMANPTPNVQLTPVSMANMANRSASNMTPASMGPTMLGQYAGMGQQSSFGMGPTGPQSGIPGAAGGSSFADFDSLMQLIQQTVVPDTWEALGGPSTMAPYPQNLSLVISTTSDVHDQIQALLKSLRSLQNLQITIEVRFITLADTFFEQIGVDFDVQFDDNVQQLPDDDSGPRVTVGWDGSLPTPDLDIRLNNATSGLLPPFVALDGGSVSSIGFAILSDIEAFFFLQAAQGDDRNNVMQAPKVTLFDGQFASISDVSQRPFVTSITPVVGDFAVAQQPVIVVLNEGTQLNVQGIVSDDKRFVRLTLVPFFSEIRDVDTFTFEGTRSTTSGSRNEEDTNGDGVIDSNDAVDTTNETEVVTGTTVQLPTFAFTSVQTTVSVPDGGTILLGGIKRMSEGRTERGIPMLSKIPYVSRLFRNVAVGRDASSLMLMVTPRIIIQEEEEETQTGFIPNR; this is translated from the coding sequence ATGACGGCGTGCTTGGTGGGAACGTCAACCGTTTCCGCTCAACTCGCAATGCCCGGCACGACCGCCGGGCAAACCAACGTCACGGCAACGACGTCATCCTACGCGAACCCCAATGGGTCTCCGGCCATCGCCCCCGAGGCGGTCAAGCAGGTGATCAATCAAGCTCGCGGAGCCATGACACAGCGAAACTACGAACTGGCCGTGCGTCAGTATCGTCAAGCCGTTTTGATGTCCCGCCAGGCACCCAGTGTCGCCGGTGACGTCGCCCGTCTGCGAATCGATCTGCAAGTTGCAGGGATCGACGCCGCGTTGCTGAGCGTTCCCGAGTCGGCACCCGCCGCATCGTCCGTGCCATCCTACGCCGCCGGTGGAAACACCAACCTGGCGATGCTCGGCGATGTCAATGGTGCGATGCCGATGTCTGGTGCCTCTCAGGCTCCAACGTCACCGCAAGCCGCCAAGGCTCGTGCCCTGCAACTGATCGCAGTGGGACGTGCGGCTCTGGATCGCGGTGACACTGCAACTGCCTTGCAATTGGCTCGCCAAGCCCAAGCGTTGAACGTTCCCGAAACCGCCTTCGCCGCAGGCGAGCCGCGTGTCTGGGACTTTGCCCTCGACGCCGAGTCCGCCGCACGTCGTGCCGCGACCAACAATCCGATCGCCCTGGCCGGTGGACAATCGTCCGCGGAAAGCGAAGCCGGAATGGTTCGCCAGATGCTGTTCAATCAACCATCTGGCACCGTAGGAGACATGAATCCGATCGCTCAAGTCCAAGGGATCAGCGAATTCCCACAGACCGAGTCGGCACCCAGTTTGGGCAACCCATCGCCACTGGCACCTTTGCCCGGAAACAATAATCCGGCTCTGGCGACCGTCGGCGCTGGCGACCAACTGTATGCTGCCGGTCTGGAAGCGTTGGAACGTGGCGATCGCAAGACCGCCCGTGAGAAGTTCCTTGAGGCTTGGAAATACGAAGCCCAAATGGACCTCAGCATGCGTCGTCAACTGAAAGACAAGTTGACGCTGCTGCAACCTGAACGACTACCCCTCGCCGCGAATCCGGCAGCCGACGGGCCGATGACGCCCATCGAAAAGGCTCAACTGGAGGCGCAAGCCGAAACCTCTCGGTTGTATCGAGAGATCACCACCGAACTGGCCAACACGTCCCAGTTAAGTGAAACCGCTCCTCTGGACGCTCTGGACAACCTCAATCGACTTCGCCGTCGAGTGGACAGCGCCAACGTGGGCGAAGATTCCAAGCGGACCTTGGCCAACATGGTCGACAAAGCTTTGGAGAAGCAACGACAGTACGTCGAGGCCAACAAGGTCAAGATCGAGCTGGACTTGCAAAATGATAAAGTCAGGAGCGATATGGCGAACGCTGCGGACATGAATGCCCGCATCGATGAAGAAATCTCGGCATTGGTTGACACCTACAACGACATGATGCGTGAAGGTCGAACGTCCGAAGCCATGGTGGTCGCTAAAAAGGTCAACGAGCTGAAACCCGGTAGCGACATCGCCACCCAAATGTTTCTCGAAAGCCGCGTGGCAACTCGCATGCAAATGTACGAGGAGATCCGTAGTGACAAGGAAGATCTCTTTGCCAGAGGAATGATAGACGTCGAGCGTTCCATGGGCAGTGCCGTCGATGTGATCGACCCCAGCATGCCAATGCGTATGCCCGATCCGAAAACGTGGAACGACATTTCGAACATGCGTGCCGCTCGCAATGACGGCTCCCAATTCGGCACCGTTGCCGAACAAAAGATCCGTGCCCGTTTGGAAGCTCCGGTCGATGTCAACTACACCAACCAACCGCTGGGCGAAGTCCTGCGGGACTTGAGTGCCGTCACCGGTGTTCCGATCCACATTGATCAACGTGCATTGCAAGCCATCCGAGTCTCGGTGGACACTCCGATCACGATGGTTCAAAACCAACCGTTGAAGCTCGGCAGTGTCCTGAACATCATGCTGGGCAACCACGACCTTGCATACGCGATCAAGAACGACGTGTTGATGATCACCAGCGAAGAAGCCAAACGAAGCGATGTCAAACTCCGCACGTACAAGGTCGCTGACCTTGTCACGCCGATCCCGAACTTCACCACCAGCTACGAAGACGGCTTGGCCGGTGCTCTGCGTGCCGCTTACCAAATGGCCAATCCCACGCCGAACGTTCAGTTGACGCCCGTGTCGATGGCCAACATGGCCAATCGTTCGGCCAGCAACATGACGCCGGCAAGCATGGGGCCAACCATGCTGGGTCAGTACGCCGGAATGGGCCAGCAGAGCAGTTTCGGAATGGGACCGACCGGTCCTCAATCTGGTATTCCTGGAGCCGCCGGTGGTAGCAGCTTCGCCGACTTCGACTCGTTGATGCAGTTGATCCAACAAACGGTGGTGCCTGATACCTGGGAAGCCCTCGGTGGCCCCAGCACAATGGCACCCTACCCTCAAAACTTGAGTCTCGTGATCAGCACCACCAGTGACGTTCACGATCAGATTCAAGCCCTGTTGAAATCTCTTCGTTCGCTGCAGAACCTGCAGATCACGATCGAAGTTCGATTCATCACCTTGGCCGATACGTTCTTTGAGCAAATCGGCGTCGACTTTGACGTCCAGTTTGATGACAACGTTCAGCAATTGCCTGATGACGACAGTGGCCCACGTGTTACAGTCGGTTGGGACGGATCGCTGCCCACGCCCGATTTGGACATCAGGCTGAACAATGCAACCAGTGGTCTGCTACCACCTTTCGTAGCACTTGACGGGGGATCGGTTTCATCGATCGGCTTTGCGATCTTGAGTGACATCGAAGCGTTCTTCTTCTTGCAAGCCGCGCAGGGAGACGATCGTAACAACGTCATGCAAGCTCCCAAGGTGACCTTGTTCGACGGCCAGTTTGCATCGATCTCGGACGTTTCACAGCGTCCGTTCGTGACCAGCATCACGCCGGTCGTCGGTGACTTTGCCGTCGCTCAACAACCGGTCATCGTGGTCTTGAACGAAGGAACCCAGTTGAACGTGCAAGGGATCGTCAGTGATGACAAACGATTCGTGCGTCTGACCCTGGTTCCGTTCTTCAGTGAAATCCGTGACGTCGACACGTTCACATTCGAAGGCACCCGCAGCACGACTTCGGGCAGCCGCAACGAAGAGGACACCAACGGTGACGGAGTGATCGACAGCAACGATGCAGTCGACACCACGAACGAAACCGAGGTTGTCACCGGTACCACCGTGCAGTTGCCCACCTTTGCGTTCACGTCGGTGCAAACCACCGTCAGTGTTCCCGATGGTGGAACGATTCTACTGGGCGGTATCAAGCGTATGTCGGAAGGTCGCACCGAGCGTGGTATTCCGATGTTGAGCAAGATCCCTTACGTCAGCCGCTTGTTCCGCAACGTGGCCGTCGGGCGTGACGCCTCAAGCTTGATGCTCATGGTCACCCCACGGATCATCATCCAGGAAGAAGAGGAAGAGACCCAAACGGGCTTTATCCCCAACCGTTAA
- a CDS encoding Gfo/Idh/MocA family protein, giving the protein MDRRNFLAGTAVAASASALASSAFAASDTKKRRVGLIGCGWYGKCDLMQLMNIEPVEVVSLCDVDSSMLDQCADMIATRQASKQRPRTYANYNDMLAEKDLDIVLIATPDHWHALPMIAAVESGADVYVQKPTGVDVLESKAMLDAARRTGRVVQVGTQRRSTPHLIDAKKQVVDAGLLGDVAYAEVCCYYHMRARKNPPDTMPPANLDYEAWTGPAPMRPYNELVHPRSWRAFMEYGNGIVGDMCVHMLDLVRWQLGLGWPQRVSSFGGIYVDHESKANISDTQTATFEFDELNVNWTHRSWGAAPDPEYPWAAVIYGDKGTLKLSVNKFDFEPRGGGKKLHGEAVIETDKYPTDLTDQRDWALELPVASAIRGHMRDLLDAIDKRSKPVADIEQGHISSASCIMANIAMKLGRSLQFDPETHTIVGDEQATALLRREYRKPYVHPAT; this is encoded by the coding sequence ATGGATCGACGAAACTTCCTCGCCGGAACCGCCGTGGCCGCATCCGCCTCGGCCCTCGCCTCATCAGCCTTTGCAGCCTCCGATACCAAGAAACGACGCGTCGGCCTGATCGGCTGCGGTTGGTATGGCAAATGCGACTTGATGCAGTTGATGAACATTGAGCCGGTTGAAGTCGTCTCGCTGTGTGATGTTGACTCGAGCATGTTGGACCAGTGCGCTGACATGATCGCCACTCGCCAAGCCTCCAAACAGCGTCCTCGAACTTACGCCAACTACAATGACATGTTGGCTGAAAAGGACCTGGACATTGTCCTGATCGCCACGCCCGATCACTGGCACGCGTTGCCGATGATCGCTGCCGTGGAATCCGGTGCGGACGTCTACGTGCAAAAACCCACGGGAGTCGATGTGCTGGAAAGTAAGGCGATGCTCGATGCCGCGCGTCGCACCGGTCGGGTTGTCCAAGTCGGCACACAGCGACGCAGCACGCCACACTTGATTGACGCAAAGAAACAAGTGGTCGACGCGGGATTGTTGGGCGATGTCGCGTACGCGGAAGTCTGCTGTTACTACCACATGCGTGCCCGCAAGAATCCACCAGACACCATGCCGCCGGCCAATCTGGATTACGAAGCTTGGACGGGACCAGCTCCGATGCGTCCCTACAACGAGTTGGTTCATCCAAGATCGTGGCGCGCGTTCATGGAGTACGGCAACGGTATCGTTGGTGACATGTGCGTTCACATGCTGGATCTCGTCCGCTGGCAACTGGGACTGGGATGGCCACAACGCGTCAGCAGCTTTGGCGGAATCTATGTGGACCACGAATCCAAAGCCAACATCTCGGACACCCAAACGGCGACGTTCGAGTTTGACGAGCTGAATGTCAACTGGACGCATCGTTCATGGGGCGCCGCACCGGACCCAGAGTATCCCTGGGCCGCTGTGATCTATGGCGACAAAGGAACGTTGAAGTTGAGCGTGAACAAGTTTGATTTCGAACCACGCGGCGGCGGCAAGAAACTGCATGGCGAAGCCGTGATCGAAACCGACAAGTACCCCACGGACCTGACGGACCAACGCGACTGGGCGTTGGAGCTGCCTGTTGCGTCCGCGATCCGCGGTCACATGCGAGATTTGCTCGACGCGATCGACAAGCGATCCAAACCAGTGGCGGATATCGAGCAAGGACACATTAGTAGCGCATCATGCATCATGGCCAACATCGCCATGAAACTTGGACGCTCGCTACAATTCGATCCCGAGACGCACACGATCGTCGGTGATGAGCAAGCAACAGCATTGCTGAGACGCGAGTACCGAAAACCCTACGTCCACCCTGCGACCTAA
- a CDS encoding PQQ-binding-like beta-propeller repeat protein, translating into MSLTRQCVLIVSSLAFCVGTLHADDWPQWRGNGRDAKLSQSEQLQSLPSGEITRKWTIPLGPGYSGPTVADGLVYVTDHGARDADGEPIDQGEVERVICVDRRDGSLVWQHVYDAPYTIQYRAGPRAAVTVTDGVALAVGAMGHLHCLDAKTGAVRWKHDLNAEYKINMPIWGITASPLVHNGWVIQIVGGSNGSCVVAFDLETGAERWRSIDERAGYSSPVIVRQADQEVLVCWSGESLSGLDPETGKTHWRIEMLPRNMPIGVPTPIVQDDLVFVSSFYDGSLLVRLDSQKLDATTVWRRIGVDEKNTDALHCMISNPFFKGDHIYGVDSYGQLRCLSLDNGDRVWESDQAVQRNRWATVHTIQNGDREIMLNEQGELIDATVSPSGFTLHSRGFLISPTKLQLPRRDGVVWSHPAISNGEIFARNDAELICAPLR; encoded by the coding sequence ATGTCCCTCACTCGCCAATGCGTATTGATCGTCAGCAGCTTGGCTTTTTGCGTCGGCACGCTGCACGCGGACGACTGGCCGCAGTGGCGGGGGAATGGACGTGACGCAAAACTGAGCCAGTCCGAACAACTGCAAAGCTTGCCCAGCGGAGAGATCACGCGGAAGTGGACCATTCCATTGGGCCCCGGTTACAGCGGGCCAACGGTCGCCGATGGTCTGGTGTACGTCACCGACCACGGAGCACGCGACGCGGACGGTGAGCCGATCGATCAGGGCGAAGTCGAGCGGGTGATCTGCGTCGATCGACGTGATGGCAGTCTCGTTTGGCAACACGTGTATGACGCCCCGTACACGATCCAGTATCGCGCCGGACCACGTGCCGCAGTCACGGTCACCGATGGCGTGGCACTGGCGGTGGGCGCGATGGGGCACTTGCACTGCCTGGACGCAAAAACCGGCGCCGTTCGTTGGAAACATGACTTGAACGCCGAGTACAAGATCAACATGCCGATCTGGGGCATCACCGCCTCTCCGCTCGTCCATAACGGATGGGTCATCCAAATCGTCGGCGGCTCCAACGGCAGTTGCGTCGTTGCGTTCGATTTAGAAACGGGGGCCGAACGCTGGCGTTCCATCGATGAACGTGCCGGATACAGCTCACCGGTGATCGTCCGACAAGCCGACCAAGAGGTACTGGTTTGTTGGTCCGGCGAAAGTCTTTCAGGACTGGATCCGGAAACGGGCAAAACGCATTGGCGGATCGAGATGCTGCCTCGCAACATGCCGATCGGTGTCCCCACGCCGATCGTACAAGATGACCTCGTGTTCGTTTCTTCGTTTTATGACGGTTCACTGCTGGTTCGATTGGATTCACAAAAACTGGATGCGACGACCGTTTGGCGTCGTATCGGAGTCGATGAAAAGAACACCGACGCGCTGCACTGCATGATCAGCAACCCGTTCTTCAAAGGAGACCACATTTACGGGGTCGACAGCTACGGCCAACTCCGCTGCCTGTCTCTCGACAACGGCGACCGCGTTTGGGAGTCGGACCAGGCAGTGCAGCGAAATCGATGGGCGACCGTGCACACGATTCAAAATGGCGATCGTGAAATCATGCTCAACGAGCAAGGTGAGCTGATCGATGCCACGGTCAGCCCCAGCGGGTTCACCCTGCACTCGCGAGGGTTTCTGATTTCGCCGACTAAACTGCAGCTTCCCAGACGCGACGGCGTGGTCTGGTCTCACCCCGCGATTTCGAACGGAGAGATCTTCGCCCGCAATGATGCGGAACTGATTTGCGCACCGCTGCGATGA